In Lytechinus pictus isolate F3 Inbred chromosome 17, Lp3.0, whole genome shotgun sequence, the genomic window ttaaagCACTGATTATTGTAATACATGAATgtattgttcattttattgtttcaattatgaaattatgtttgtcTGAAAGACAATTGAAAGATCCAATATAAAATTTTGCATTGATGGCTATAAAGTAAAATATCCACATTATATACTAATTTTATTTATACTTAAAGTATGCATGTCCTTTTGTCACTGgcatacaggggggggggtagaaaaaaatacttcaacAACCAAGTTTGAGGGTAAACTAActatgaatttattttctgcATATTGCATAGAATTCTCACTAAATTAGAATTTATGATAtaaagtttttcttttttttcggcTTGTTCgcaataaatttcaaatttctccATTATATCATGTTCTGAACCTCAattacttggggggggggggggctcagtaCACTTTGGTTGGTTGTAGGCCTGCTTattgttttattctttctttgttttcctcTTTTGGTTGATCTTGTTTTAGCTGCTTGTGATGACAGTCAGATTATGTACAGTGCAGAGACTATGAAGGATGAAGATGGAAAGACCAGCGAAAAGATCACAGTGACGGCGTCCCCCGCTGACAAGAAGTCAAAGAAGATGTCGTTATCAAAGCTGTTTAGACCCTGGAAGtggagaaagaagaggaagtcTGGAGGTAAGACTGATACTTGCAAATAAACTATCGAGTATATTTTGAGGTGTTGTGGTTGCGTGGTCCAGGCATCTGACTACCACATGGAAGCATAGGATTCAAATCCTTTCCaccgcaggggccgcggaactggggggggggggcttgtacaaaaacataaaaatgaccatctgattgtgattttttcatGGTCAGCCCCCAACTTTCGGCTCAGGCCCTACTTTCAAAGCCGTTCGGTGGCCCATGCAACGGCACTATAATTATGTGAATCTTGGAAAGTATCCAAAGTTACACTGAATTCCCAGCTGTGTGTGGTATAACACTTCGCTGTATCATGCGCAGGGGCCAGGCACTACTGTGTCATCAATGAGATCATGCGTGAAATGTCATGTGTGTGTTGGTAAGCAAGCATAGAATAGAATTTAGTCAGAATGAAGTGTTTATGAAACATCCTCCTCATCCCCTACGTTGATACACAAAAGCCCAAGCTCATGGTACACACtttaataccgtgtttacacgctgcatctgcTTTTTTGTTGCGTGTATtaacgcgattaacttgcatcggctctcggTTCAGAATCAgcaattttgcaccaccaaagtagtaggttcagagagcgaagttggctcagtcggtaaagcgtctgcctgtcgaaccaaagatcgtgggttcgagtccatcccgggcggatgactgaagccagtgcgttgtgtgtaaacgtctctcccctcattcatagatgcaggctatgttaaagtggaaaacactccgtccctcggataggacgttaaatggaagCCCTGCATTCCCTCAaccagttatcgggaggagagacctgcgggtcacagttctgtgtgcgcgcccttgtaggcgacccagattggctggctcctccaatatgcctttgaatgtctttgacagatatatggcactatacaaatgctgtgcatcatcatcatcagaacggcgagccgatgcagaattggCTTTTTttctacgtgtaaacagaaagccgattctgcatcggcaattggcgTGCATttcattatgacgtacttgtaagcgcacggatccagcgttgtctttattatgacgtatattgttgctGCGCGGATCATTTAAGGTTTTTGTCACGCGAACCGATTCTGCACAGCGAGCTGTGACAGCATGTCAATGTGATGCAAGAtaaaaccaaaagccgatcctgcatcggcttttggttctgaaccgcAAGCCGATGCACGTGTAAATACGGTAAAAGTCTAAATGCAGAATATAATGTAATGTGTAACAAAACCTAAAACTCTGTCCCAATACTGTTCATTGAGTTTGACtttattgaaattcatattcaaattctaaACATGCTAGTGACTCCACCTGCAAACTGCTTTCTCTCTGTAATAACCATgggttaacccccccccccctccccactatTCTGaccccctacatgtacatatgcagGAAAGTAAAACCAATGAATCTCTCCAATTATGCCTTTCTTGAAGCCACTTTTCCCTCATCTTACATCATACAATGCATTTCTTTTGCCgttatgaatattttctttctttttggttatttgtttctatttatttttttatgtatttacatgtatttatttatctatttatttatttatatatttatttattattattattttttttattttatttattcattcgttctttctttcatttatttattttatttattctttttttttgggggggggggggccttttgCCTTTAATTTTCTCTTCCTATATAAAGTTTTCTTCCCTTCCAATGTAAAAAAGCGGCACAATTTATCTCCATGGAATCACAAGCTAATGAATGTGTCAAGTACGTGTAAGggagacatgtacatgtagagccTACAGAGAATGAGAGTGTAGAATGaaataccacccccccccctccttccacGACAACACTTGgtattgattaaaaatatattgcagAGGAATGAAAAAGGAAGTTCCCTTCCCCTCTGTTAGAGCAAAtaatcactgacaaatttgtAATTAGGACTTCAATCTTCACATGGTCACGGGGCTTCCAATCAACGCGCCCTTCTACATGTGATGGACAAATCACGAGAGACCCTATTCACACTTCAAAATGAATCTGAACATATAACCAGCTTCAGAGcattgtaatgtacatgtatgaaggttacattgtaggcctattttgttCATGTAATTGGTATGGGGCCTCTGAAAGTTTTAAGAACAAAAGTACTGTCAATGGgttatgattatgatcatgaATGAAAGAGAAATTCATGATTTGGCAGGGagaattttttcttttcttttttttttctttgggggggggggggcttctttCACAATTTACTTTCTAattctgcaacattggataagcttttacattgcaattaatggggattttccagggctTTTGGGGGATAAATTGCCCAGAGCCACTGCATTTTTCCCCTGTGCTTTTAAAATGTGTTTGTTTGGTTACTTCTATTGTGTAAAATCACTATTATACATTGTAtgatttgtttttccttttttgaatattcaaggtcatttgaaataaaaaaattcggAGGAAAGAACAATGATCAGGAACAGTTTCATCTCGAACCAATCCATCCATAGAGACATGATTTACAGGATACTACAATGTATTTATAGTGAACCTTAGTACACAtctctacatacatgtattcaacacaagttaattttatatgaatggtgtAACCTTCCTATCCAATGGATGGATGTACGCAAGCCAAATGCAATTAGTTGATTTTCTTTGCCACTAGAGATGACCTTATACCTGATATATTTACATTATAAAAAGAACTGACAAAAGCTATTACATTAAATACCAATCTGTGTTTACAGAGTACAGACCCCCTCacagttcgtcagttccaggtattttgtgATTAGAAAATTTGCTCAATTCTACGCTGATTATAAAATATCAGTTGATTTTGGCAGTGTATATTTTTACGCGTGATATCCCCGAAAGACCTGCTATGAAATAGTAGGAACTTGTCCAAGTTACAAGAACTTTTGTGGTgattttccaaggtcgcagttattttggcagtgtgaaagctaAATAATATGAACTTTCTTAGCCCTGCGTGTAGTTGGGCACGGTGGCTGGCTGCTGAGCTggcgattttgaatctcgcgccttgctgcctgcttatcagaccgtACAGCGCATGCTCATAACTTCGAGAACTTGCCGTCGAAAGGGTCTGCTTCGGGTAGGTCTGAATGTGGAATTTAATTATCAAGTATGTTAAGGCCTCAgcaagttctcgtaatttaacgagTACTCTGGTAATCAAGGCGATCTGAAAACACATAATGACATGTGCCGTCGGTCTATCTTTGATTTGGTTTTGTTGTTGTAACTGTTCCATTACAtactgtatgtatatatgtactgCCCAAGAGGGGAAAATGGGAAAGTACTGGCACTGGCAGAGCATTCACTCTGCGGTACAGCACTAATGTGAAATAATCGACCCAAAAAGGAGACAGTCCtgcattgccatggcaacgcagAAGGATATTTCCTAACAGCGTTGCCTTAAAATGATTCTTGAAAGGTTAGAAGAAATTTTCTTGAAAGGCTTTTTATTAAAGTAGACATCTGAAAAAGGCACGTATGGGGGCTCGATGGAAGTGCATTAAGAAATTAAAAGGTGGGGaacatttttatgaaacaaGTGATTTCTCTggcaactgttataagctattgaaatccttgcatctgattggctcagaatgTTAATAGTCAATACCTGTAGtcatcagtgaaaatcactgataaaGGTTCTTCATAAAGCACTCCTGTGGTGTTTTATGTGATCAAATTAAGTTTCTTGTAAAACATGATTTTAACAAGTTAAATTTATGGTTGTAAATCTTGTATGTAGACAAGTTCATGTGCACATCAGCAATATGAAAAGGGCTTGTCCAATATAAAACTTGACATACACTGTACACTGTTCAATTCCACACCAAGCACATTGCTATGGTTATGCACATCTCCCTGCTGATTGAGATCTCCTCCCATCCCAATTTAATATCAAGCTTGACTTCTCCCTTTAAATCAGGGATCTGTCTAATTAATCTCCCAATATAACCCCTTTTTGAACTGCATACCCAATTAACAATGAGGAAGTGAGCACAACATTTCATTGTGTACAGTTCCTGTGTTTATATGACTACCTCTATGACAATGTAAAGTGGATATAATGAGAGAAATCTGCAATCTATGTGTTTGTATGACATCCTTTTAATAATAGATCttggtttcattttctttttgttgtttgtcATTTCTTgtttagatatacatgtatatatagagAGACCATCAAGTTAAAACATTCAGTTTATTCTAAAGTCCAATGTAAAGAAGACTCGATTCTCATACTCTCTTGAACGAGTTTTCCTTAAACCAGTTTTGTTCCTTCGCGAGCAGTCTAATGACCATCTTGTGAACTGGTTTccagaactacatgtacttataaCACGTAGagtggtcttgttgctatggaaacaacATCAGTGAGGTCACATGTTTCTCCTAAAATTGAAACTGCAGCATAGGCACAATCATCGGTGTTCTTCACACCGCATGCAGCGAGTGGAGCGCCCAATATGCACAGCTATTGAACACTGTATTTTGCGTGGAAATGGCTTCCGGAAGACCGATTGTGTTCCCACCTGCGCTATTAAACCAGCTTAAAAGGCAAAGCGGTCTTGAAAACCACATTGTGCGGTGGATTTCCAAACTGATTCGGAAGACCACTTTAAATTGcgtccaagaccgcttcgagcATTCCCATTACATTCTAAATTGGTTTCAACTAATAAAAGTTTTAGGAAATAGATGAGAATAGGGTCTAAGATACCGTTCTCATTCTACTTTCTAAAACTCGTTACTGgagaaaccggttcaggaaacaagttgggaagatcgctttgctagcgttcccgctagatcacccgaaagtggtgTACAAAACCCCTTCAAAAGTGGTCTTGTTGTTACGGGAACGCTCTCGGTGGGGTCATATGTTCGcacaaaatttgaaaccgcagcatagaCAATCTACACACAGTATGTTGAGTAGCgcactcaaaatgtgcgaagatcactTCCAGAaaaacggttgtgtcctcacttacgctaaaaccagccagtttaatgaggcaaagcgatattgaactacatgtacatcggGTGGTGGGTTTTCAAACCTGTTTGGAAGATCGCCTCCAGGACCGCTACGagcgttctcattacacgttagtTCTCAGTACACGTTAGTTCTCAGAAGCAATAATGAGAATGGGGTATACATGTCAGGCGACACAATAATAAATAAGTTTATATTTTTCCCAGtttgtttcttgttttttgttactcttcttcttcctttgttgttgtttttctgtttttttttcatcctgcttcttctccttctggtCCTGCTTTTACTTATCACccattaaaggtaaattccagttctggtaacgatctcaaaatgactttttacagaatctaatataatgaccacccaagtgtctgtttttatgaataaaaaatatgtgccaaaggattctaaaagaaattgtgtaattgctgagaaataagcaaaataagcgcttattcggtcacttccgtcgggtctttattccagcaataataatacactgtcccacgtgtgcctatctgtgttggcgatcttcagtgtgatcgtatttcagcttagattttatgatttcacaaagttcagtttatgtaactgtaccagatctagatccacgatgatatagtcatacttaaccttggttttacagactttctcacgaaatttgtgttttactgcaactactgtaatttagctttaattCCATACATTTTCTTTCCTACTCTTTCTTTCTACCTCATAGATGATGGGAAACAAACAGGTGTgactgaaacagaaaatcacagtAAGTGATCACGGGACCTTCAAAATATCTTCAttaatttttcatgaataatcTGTATTCTTTGTTggtaaaatggaaaaaaaagttctttAAATTGATCATTTTCAGAGAGAAAATAACTAGGGCCTACTCTTGGAAATTTATGGAGCTTTCTCCGCAGAGATGCCTGCTTTATAGTATACGTTGGTGTTTATTTCCTGACAGTTAATTATTTCTTATTGGATTTTATGGAATACTGAGGGGAAATATGTTTTGTGATAACAAAAAGGATTAAAGTTAACCTATCAATCTTGCTATACTATaaaaatatacagaaatgaaagaaaaatcaaactccctagattgtgttttttatattgactttcactgacaaatttgcaaGAATTATCAATGagaattcctttaaaaaaagttccacAAGCAGTCCCTTAAAATAGGATAAGCCTATCTCAATTGATTAATCAATGCCTGTAACAATTGACATGTACATACTTTGAGACTATTATCAGAAAtcataaatctatttttttttcttgtgattttttttcagtagttCCTGGAGAAAACGGAGGAGCAGAAAGACTACAAGGCGGTAAGACGTGATAGCTTTCATACTTGTTCATACTTGTAAGTTATGCAGGACTTTAATACAGACTgctgaccctttcttgtgctataaGTAATTGAGATACCACAAATCCCTGTTATAATAATAGGAGTAAACTttctataattatgataaataaattgacaaataaactgattatatgtacatgtatgtccaacaAGAATTGTAATCTCAAAAATTGGAGTTTAAGTATTGCTGATGGAAATATGGGAATCTAATTTAATGTAGCACAAGAAATGGTCGCCATTGATCTGTAAAGTCATGCACGACTTACTGACAGCTTTATGAATAGTCTCCTTTGAATATAAATCCCTTGATAGAGAATTTCAAAGGCCAGCTAAATTTGACTAACAGATCTTAGAGTATGATTTACCTGTACATGTAGGGTGTACAGTGAtaattaactaaaaaaaaataccacacAATCTTGGTGTTTGGCACTATAGTATTGAATAAAGTGTAATgtgttgtttgtccaattttgcttctgaatttttatctttttaactTTCCACTTGAGTTGGATTCCTCAGTCTTGACAGtaataccatggtcacatttgctctacggcggccgtacggctagtcgaaaacagccgttttattcatttttactcaaaccacttatatgtagctggtacaaacaaatgttaaaacggctgttttcgactcgccgtacggccgccgtagaacaaatgtgaccaaggtattagtcaTAGATGCGCAAGTCAACCtaaactgtacatgtatacagtatgtACAAGTATATGAAAATAGTCCCAAGTCTCAACAGATACTGTAGACATCAAGATGATATAGAACAATtttcaacaaacttttttttgtctttcttacatgtatattttctatgAAAAATCTCACATTTTGCATTTCTAGaattaaagtgaaataaaacttgGTAAgaattcttctcttttttttctccaaatgaGAGCTGCATTTTGAGAGAAGATGCACTGTTTGGTTTTCGTTGAAGTCAaattcattggaaaaaaaaaatcattgcttCCTGATTGACTTATTTCATCGATAGTGTGTTCTTGATGTGTTTGTGAAGATCATTGCTCGGTTATTCTCCTCTGTGGTGCCCGATTttacatcatttttgttatgatacatacatgtacattacatgcatAACTTCACACTCAGAAAGAGGGAAGTGGGAGAGGTTGATATCTAGATTTCTACtgacatttattttatatttatattttaagaaAAATGCTTTACCCTTTATTCTGGTTGCATAGAAAATTTCCTCTTTAATGGATGCTTATTGCTATTTTGTTCTCATGGCTCGAGTAGAAATTATTCAAAGCTTTGCGGGTTGACTGCTTGTCCTTGatgtgtgtacatgtagatagagtttttcattcatttccataATCGTTGACTTTCATGAAACTATTCATGGTGAAGGTGATGCAGTGTTTGGTAGGCTTCATCAGCATGCCATCGTGGATCGTTGGAATGCAGAATAGAATTTCAGCTGGAATTGGAAAGCTTTTAGGAATTAACAGCCATTTCTTTAATTGGTATGGATGGAAAATACACCCTCATTGGTTCTTGTGATGTGTTGATGAGTCCCCTGCTCTTCCTTCTCGTCTGCCCCTCTTCATCCTCAGCACCgtccttcatcatcatcttctaaACCTCCAACTTGTTCTTCCTTCCTCCTCTTCCCATCCTTCTTCATCTCCTTCTTTGTCTCTTCCAAGTTCCaactcttcctcctcctccatctTTACCTTATGGTCTCCTCCAACTCCTTCATCATCTTCTCCTCCACCTTCAACTAGATGTTCTTCCTTCCTCCTCTTCCCATCCTTCATCATCTCCTTCTTTGTCTCTTCCAAGTTCCAACTCTTCCTCCTCCATCTTCATCTTATGGCCTCCTCCAcctccttcatcatcatcattttctccACCTCCAACTTGTTGCTCTTCCTTCCTCTTCCCATCCTTCTTCATCTCCTTCTTTGTGTCTTCCAACTCTTtgtcctcttcctccttcttgtttctccattttcatatgatggTCTCCTTCACTATCATCTTCTCCACCTCCATATTACTGCTCTACCTTCCTCCTCTTcccttcttcatcttcatcctTTTTAATATATTCTTCTCTCATCATTCTTCATCCTCTTggtcttctccccccccccctttcttccTTCGCATCCTTCTTCAGTTCATTCTTTCAATTTATGGgtagtgtttcatgaaacaaatgaccagtaattttcactgaaaaaaaatatatcagagccaatcaaatgcaaggattacagtagcttataacacaaTCTTTGAATCTTcgttttatgaaatgctccccagattGTAACAGGTGTGCATAATGTAACTCCGAGACACATCACAGTGCATCCAATATTCTCCTGTTCCCGAATTATAGTAATTAATCCTAAGTAATGTTTAATCAGTAtgttttccttcaaggggcggCATTCTCTTTTTATATACTTTGAGATTTTCAGGTTCAAAATGAGAATGTGTACAGCTTGTATGTGCTGTCCGTCTGTTTTCACCAAGCAGTtcctacacgtacatgtatttgtctgcaatgtgtacagtacatgtaggcctatgggTCCATTCTATGGGTTGGTTTGTGGTTTCTCTATGGTTTTGAGCTGctttaaatttgtaatttagACTATACATGTTCCTGTTCACACCTGagcctgtttcataaatcttttagcgattgatcataggGCTGATTTCCTATGATCGATCATGCATAAGAGTCTatggaatcaattgtagaaattaCCCCATGATCACTTATTAAGCTTTATGTGCACAGGGAcctgatgggtgtttcataaagctgtccgtaagttaagagcgattttaagaacgactggtgatcctttcttgtggatggtttattcattggcgatggttaagcgcgtaagaaaggatcaccagtcgttcttaaagtcgctcttaacttacgaatagctttatgaaacacccaccagagcctgtttcataaagctttttatAGCGATTGATCGTGGTGATTTCTGTGATCGATCATGCATAAGAGTCTAtggaatcaattgtaaaaattacCCCTACGATCAAttactaagctttatgttacagggacctggttggtgtttcataaagctgtttgtaagttaagagcgactttaacgactggtgatcctttcttgtggtaaatggtatattcattggcaatGGTTATAGCGAgtataagaaaggatcaccagtcattcttgaagtcgctcttaatacgaacagctttatgaaacggccccccaGAGGTTTTAGGAAGCATATGCCGCTGACATGCTTTTAtagcaagcaaatttttttttctctaaatgaaaatccatattttattgttcgaaatagaatcTGAAATAGAAAAACTCTGAAcgttcattttgcccaattgattgtgggcccggcagccactgtttTTCCATCTCTTATAATCgttgaatgccaaacagggtagcagcatcTCTGATCTTTGaatgtcttttggtctgatgcagCAGAggcttgaactcccgacctcaaggttttgagacagacgctctaccaactgagccaacatgCAAGTGTTTTTGTCACGCCTGTGTTTTTGTATTTGTCAAGAAATCGCCTCTTTTGTGAACTTGTAAAATCACAAACTGATTTCTTGATAAATAAAAAGTAATTCttgatattgaaagaaaaaattgcATTAAAGGAGCAAATGGCTTGCCTTATTTATGTCGGCAAATGCTGGCTAAAACTTCCGAGTATGACGGCCTGCATTATTAGGCTGTCCTAAACAATTAATAAGGTACTCCGTACTGTACTTATACTTCAGTAAAATAATTACCAAAAAGGATGCAGGAAAATATGCCAAATTTTGCACAAGTACATAAACGTGCAGTACAATCATTAGCAAAAGAGCATTTCCCCTGAATTGAAAAAATTTGCATTGAAACGAGGCAAAGCGAATCTCTGTCTCCCCTGTAAACTGTCTCAAAAGAGATGGCATGAACTATGAAGGACTTGTGTGCTTGCACAGAAATGTTCATTTAAAACAAGGTGGAGAGGAGATATGCTCTACACGGAGAAACATCCAACATGTTAGGGATGAAACGAAGGCTTAGACGGCCTGTAAATGACATTAGTGTGTTTAATATGGGGAATGCTATTGGGAAATACATGTAAGGGTGAAATTGACAAATGCAGTTTGTAAAAGGATGGCTTGTTCAGCTTCCAGGCGATTCCGGAGAGCCATGGTTAAGCCATACACTTGTGTGTAATGT contains:
- the LOC129280247 gene encoding uncharacterized protein LOC129280247 isoform X2, encoding MAEVKDRSRSRWTFRSWRKSMRKKNKNKEQQPSTACDDSQIMYSAETMKDEDGKTSEKITVTASPADKKSKKMSLSKLFRPWKWRKKRKSGDDGKQTGVTETENHIVPGENGGAERLQGGKT